In Acidobacteriota bacterium, one DNA window encodes the following:
- a CDS encoding hemerythrin domain-containing protein — translation MKAIHALTVSVLLCSFAASAGAQSQQRPAAAPAAKAALATPSSIREEHAHLRQDLNEAIGSGGQTAVRARAVAAVLLPHFKAEEAYAMPPLGLLQALAEGQTLSREQRHKAMAMAQQLQAHYPQMLQEHRQIHTRLEALAAVARQEHKPAATAFANSLMLHAQNEEQVLYPATILIGKFLALRQPGGK, via the coding sequence ATGAAGGCGATTCATGCGCTTACCGTAAGCGTTCTCCTGTGTTCGTTTGCAGCTTCGGCTGGCGCGCAAAGCCAGCAGCGGCCGGCAGCCGCACCGGCAGCGAAGGCCGCGCTCGCTACACCCTCGTCGATTCGCGAGGAGCATGCACACTTGCGCCAGGACCTGAACGAGGCCATCGGTTCCGGCGGCCAGACGGCCGTGCGCGCCCGCGCAGTAGCAGCGGTACTCCTACCGCACTTCAAGGCAGAAGAAGCCTACGCCATGCCGCCCCTGGGATTGCTGCAAGCCCTCGCCGAGGGACAGACGCTCAGCCGCGAGCAGCGGCACAAGGCGATGGCGATGGCCCAACAGCTCCAGGCTCACTACCCCCAGATGCTCCAGGAACATCGCCAAATCCATACTCGCCTGGAGGCGTTGGCGGCAGTCGCCCGGCAAGAGCACAAGCCGGCGGCCACTGCCTTCGCCAACTCCCTTATGCTGCACGCGCAGAACGAAGAGCAGGTGCTCTATCCGGCCACAATTCTGATCGGCAAGTTCCTCGCGCTGCGCCAGCCCGGCGGAAAATAA
- a CDS encoding ester cyclase: MSAEENLQKMKTLDDAWNAQNWEVFRKRHSSDTRVYWPGQPDPTRGREAHQEESAAFFKSIENHLENNPYRVMFGSGDWTCTIARWKGKMIGPWKGLDGQVHEATGKSFELQFCTIAKWKDGEIVEENLFYDQVGFLRQIGVL; this comes from the coding sequence ATGAGTGCAGAAGAGAATTTGCAGAAGATGAAGACCCTTGATGACGCCTGGAATGCGCAGAACTGGGAAGTGTTTCGGAAGCGGCATTCGTCTGACACGAGGGTCTACTGGCCGGGACAGCCGGATCCGACGCGCGGCCGCGAGGCGCATCAGGAGGAATCCGCGGCATTTTTCAAGTCGATTGAAAATCACCTGGAGAACAACCCGTACCGGGTGATGTTTGGATCGGGTGACTGGACGTGCACCATCGCACGCTGGAAAGGGAAGATGATCGGCCCGTGGAAGGGTCTTGACGGCCAGGTGCACGAGGCGACGGGCAAGAGCTTCGAGCTGCAATTCTGCACCATCGCCAAATGGAAGGACGGCGAAATCGTCGAAGAGAACCTTTTCTACGATCAGGTCGGCTTTCTGCGGCAGATCGGTGTGCTATAA